The segment AAGTTTGCGATTATATTAAAAAAATAGGGCTTGATGCCTTTGAATATCAAGCCACTTATGGCGTTAGAATATCAAAACAGTCCGGTTTGGAACTTAAAGATAATGCAGAAAAAAATGATATTCTAGTTTCCATTCATGCCCCTTATTATATAAATTTATGCTCCCAGAAGGACGATACTATTAAAAAGTCCATAGAACGGCTTGTTCAATCAGCAAAAGCAGCAGACTGGTTGAATGCTTACAGAATAGTTTTTCATATGGGTTTTTATACTAAATATTCTCCAGATGAGGCTATGAAAAAGTGTAAAGAAGCTATTGCAGAACTTTTAGAGAAAATAGAGAGTGATGGAATTAAGAATTATACATTTGCGCCTGAAACAACCGGCAAAAAATCACAGTTTGGTTCACTTGATGAAATTATTGATATATGTCAGACATTTGATAATTTTGCACCTACAGTGGACTTTGCGCATATGCATGCACGGTCTGGAGGAAGTATTAAAACTAAAGATGATTATGCAAAAATATTTGATAGAATAGAGGGCGAATTGGGCATTAAAACTCTTCATTCCCATTTTACAAAAATTGAATACAATGACGCTGGTGAGAGAAAACATCATGTGCTTGCAGATGAAAATTTCG is part of the Methanobacterium sp. genome and harbors:
- a CDS encoding TIM barrel protein gives rise to the protein MTSDIRFGPAGRPIGYKGKTTEVCDYIKKIGLDAFEYQATYGVRISKQSGLELKDNAEKNDILVSIHAPYYINLCSQKDDTIKKSIERLVQSAKAADWLNAYRIVFHMGFYTKYSPDEAMKKCKEAIAELLEKIESDGIKNYTFAPETTGKKSQFGSLDEIIDICQTFDNFAPTVDFAHMHARSGGSIKTKDDYAKIFDRIEGELGIKTLHSHFTKIEYNDAGERKHHVLADENFGPPLTPILELVSENGFNVTFICETPYLDIDSKEMKKEYQKILNEK